Proteins from one Halogeometricum sp. S1BR25-6 genomic window:
- a CDS encoding helix-turn-helix domain-containing protein: MTDDDSFDVSPRDIAILKARVDYPTASTRELSRILEIEYGISLSHNRVNEILRAMADEEVFREIVLPNRELFRHYLFRIAFNFPNFEEHWRDCYEALVEDPHVLMFFTADSNYHWHVVIQFRSDDRMERWVHEFFKSHGDLISEFHNTMLHSVHKFRTEAAIFDDILAETEEGRRYLEHGE, from the coding sequence ATGACCGACGACGACTCGTTCGACGTCTCCCCGCGCGACATCGCGATTCTCAAGGCGCGGGTGGACTACCCGACGGCGTCGACGCGCGAACTCAGCCGGATACTCGAAATCGAGTACGGCATCTCGCTGTCGCACAACCGCGTCAACGAGATTCTCCGCGCGATGGCCGACGAGGAGGTGTTCCGCGAAATCGTCCTCCCGAACCGGGAACTGTTCCGCCACTACCTGTTCCGCATCGCGTTCAACTTCCCCAACTTCGAGGAGCACTGGCGCGACTGCTACGAAGCGTTGGTCGAGGACCCGCACGTCCTCATGTTCTTCACCGCCGACAGCAACTACCACTGGCACGTCGTCATCCAGTTCCGAAGCGACGACCGGATGGAGCGGTGGGTCCACGAGTTCTTCAAGTCTCACGGCGACCTGATAAGCGAGTTCCACAACACGATGCTCCACAGCGTCCACAAGTTCCGGACCGAAGCGGCCATCTTCGACGACATCCTCGCCGAAACCGAGGAGGGGCGGCGGTATCTCGAACACGGCGAGTAA
- a CDS encoding CoA-binding protein yields MSLSDFFEPEGIAVVGASSTPGKLGNDAMSNVEAADTDVYPVNPSGSGTVYGYEFVDSVAEADADVALLCVPRHLQPDVLEECGEAGIGAAVIFAGGFAEMGGEGAELQDAVADVATEYDISVLGPNTAGYALPHQNLYGSFVPRIRDVDAGNVAIAAQSAGVAITASFHLTREEYGISAMFGLGNRVNTEFADLIPELDADPKTDAILLHVEGTEDTERLFEACQAADTPIAALKVGENDVSEFVRAHTAAPAQENGVYEEAFDRAGVVSVDSTTELIDAGRVLADSPTPDGPNVGLVTAQAGPGIIVADHLDGVGANFPELTPETREQLDDVLLGITYEENPVDTGRPMPEFGEVVDIVARDDNVDIVSVYEIYEDSLGYPVEELATLADEVDKPVLFTVAGPAHAFAEERRQMEAAGIPTFDTPERGAQAVAALIESIPNEE; encoded by the coding sequence ATGAGTCTATCCGACTTCTTCGAACCGGAGGGTATCGCCGTCGTCGGCGCGTCGTCGACGCCCGGCAAACTCGGGAACGACGCGATGTCGAACGTCGAAGCCGCCGACACCGACGTCTACCCCGTAAACCCGTCGGGGTCGGGGACCGTCTACGGCTACGAGTTCGTCGACTCCGTCGCCGAGGCGGACGCGGACGTCGCCCTCCTCTGCGTCCCTCGACACCTGCAACCGGACGTGCTCGAAGAGTGCGGCGAGGCGGGCATCGGCGCCGCCGTCATCTTCGCCGGCGGGTTCGCGGAGATGGGGGGCGAGGGGGCGGAACTGCAAGACGCCGTCGCGGACGTCGCCACCGAGTACGACATCTCCGTCCTCGGACCGAACACGGCGGGGTACGCGCTTCCCCATCAGAACCTGTACGGGTCGTTCGTCCCGCGCATCCGCGACGTGGACGCCGGCAACGTCGCCATCGCAGCGCAGAGCGCCGGCGTCGCCATCACGGCGTCGTTCCACCTCACCCGCGAGGAGTACGGCATCTCGGCGATGTTCGGTCTCGGCAACCGCGTGAACACCGAATTCGCGGACCTCATTCCGGAACTCGACGCCGACCCGAAGACCGACGCGATACTCCTGCACGTCGAGGGCACCGAAGACACCGAGAGATTGTTCGAGGCCTGCCAGGCGGCCGACACCCCCATCGCCGCGCTGAAAGTCGGCGAGAACGACGTCTCGGAGTTCGTGCGGGCGCACACGGCGGCCCCCGCACAGGAGAACGGCGTCTACGAGGAGGCGTTCGACCGCGCCGGCGTGGTGTCCGTCGACTCGACGACGGAACTCATCGACGCCGGTCGGGTGCTCGCGGACTCGCCGACGCCGGACGGTCCGAACGTCGGACTCGTGACGGCGCAGGCGGGACCGGGCATCATCGTCGCCGACCACCTCGACGGCGTCGGCGCGAACTTCCCCGAGTTGACCCCGGAGACGCGAGAGCAACTGGACGACGTGCTCCTCGGCATCACCTACGAGGAGAATCCTGTCGACACCGGCCGCCCGATGCCCGAGTTCGGCGAGGTGGTCGACATCGTCGCCCGCGACGACAACGTCGACATCGTCTCGGTCTACGAAATATACGAGGATTCCTTGGGCTACCCCGTCGAGGAACTGGCGACGCTCGCAGACGAGGTGGACAAGCCGGTTCTGTTCACCGTCGCCGGCCCCGCCCACGCCTTCGCGGAGGAACGGCGGCAGATGGAGGCGGCGGGTATCCCGACGTTCGATACGCCCGAACGCGGCGCGCAGGCCGTCGCCGCCCTCATCGAGTCGATTCCGAACGAGGAGTAG